A stretch of the Vitis vinifera cultivar Pinot Noir 40024 chromosome 16, ASM3070453v1 genome encodes the following:
- the LOC100854846 gene encoding rust resistance kinase Lr10-like: MMFREAKLVALAVFHTFLLAICAANGNQTCRPSSCGDIQNISYPFRLKGDPSGCGDPDYELVCENNRTMVNLTLWKYYVADINYDHATIRVVDPGVEKGSCLSSPLYSLTREIFYYYGTYYLGWKGMTSTAVLMNCDQPVSDGSYIPITPCNATSSSSQAYVYALVGGESMEVGDIKYSCTISRTIITQFLKPGNLSMSDLQEMLLLGLELSFLSFRCKSECEVKGLVCDVNYGSHTVQCSLWKSLKSFFSNLLYTIRYLLGVDCFIQNFGYLSDGGITALAVGVNLIFQLMAMIIIGRAVIGILCLFAYLIYKFRRRHLSLDDDIEEFLHNYQNLRPIKYTYSDIKKMTYNFKHKLGQGGFGSVYKGKLRSGRIVAVKMLVMSKANGQDFINEVATIGRIHHVNVVRLVGFCIQRSKWALIYDYMPNGSLDKFVFLDQENNIPLSWERLYKIALGVGRGIKYLHQGCDMQILHFDIKPHNILLDEDFTPKVSDFGLAKLYSTDESIVSVTAARGTLGYIAPELFYKNIGGVSFKADVYSFGMLLLEMVGKRKNVNAFAEHSSQIYFPSWIYDRYDQGEDMEMGDATEDEKKYVRKMVIVALWCVQMKPVDRPSMSKTLEMLEGEIELLKMPPKPTLWSIENHEQSMVEVPISSSNSMGTISLNGR, encoded by the exons ATGATGTTCAGAGAAGCTAAACTTGTGGCGTTAGCAGTCTTCCACACTTTCTTGCTTGCAATTTGTGCTGCTAATGGAAACCAGACATGCCGGCCCTCTTCTTGTGGGGATATTCAAAACATCAGCTACCCTTTCCGATTGAAAGGTGATCCATCAGGGTGTGGTGATCCTGACTATGAATTAGTCTGCGAAAACAATCGTACTATGGTCAACCTCACCCTTTGGAAATACTATGTTGCTGATATCAACTACGATCACGCTACCATTCGGGTAGTGGATCCTGGGGTGGAAAAGGGCAGCTGTCTCTCATCTCCTCTCTATTCCTTGACAAGAGAAATCTTCTATTATTACGGTACATATTATTTGGGGTGGAAGGGAATGACCAGTACGGCAGTTTTAATGAATTGCGACCAGCCAGTAAGTGACGGCAGCTACATTCCTATCACTCCTTGCAATGCGACTTCATCTTCCTCACAAGCATATGTTTATGCACTAGTCGGAGGCGAGTCCATGGAAGTGGGAGATATTAAGTATTCATGCACCATCAGCAGGACTATTATTACTCAATTCTTGAAGCCCGGCAATCTTTCAATGTCAGATTTGCAAGAAATGCTGCTTCTGGGGCTTGAACTTTCATTCTTGAGCTTCCGCTGCAAAAGCGAATGCGAGGTGAAAGGGCTAGTATGCGATGTGAATTATGGCAGTCATACCGTACAGTGCTCAC TTTGGAAATCTCTGAAATCGTTCTTTTCTAATCTGCTATATACAATCA GATATCTATTAGGTGTGGACTGCTTTATCCAAA ACTTCGGATATCTTTCAGATGGAGGCATAACAGCTTTAGCCG TTGGGGTAAACTTGATATTTCAACTCATGG CCATGATCATCATCGGACGAGCTGTGATTGGTATTTTGTGTCTCTTTGCCTATTTAATCTACAAGTTTCGACGGAGACACTTATCATTAGATGATGATATTGAAGAATTCCTACATAACTACCAAAATCTTCGACCAATCAAATACACATATTCAGACATAAAGAAGATGACTTATAATTTTAAGCATAAATTGGGTCAAGGAGGTTTTGGCTCTGTGTATAAAGGAAAACTCCGAAGTGGCCGCATTGTAGCTGTAAAAATGTTGGTTATGTCAAAGGCTAATGGGCAAGATTTTATCAATGAAGTTGCTACAATTGGAAGAATTCATCATGTTAATGTGGTGAGACTTGTTGGATTTTGCATACAAAGATCAAAATGGGCCCTTATATATGACTACATGCCCAATGGATCTCTTGATaagtttgtttttcttgatCAAGAAAACAACATTCCTTTGAGTTGGGAAAGATTATACAAGATTGCACTTGGAGTAGGACGTGGCATCAAATACTTACATCAAGGGTGTGATatgcaaattcttcattttgatatcaagccaCACAACATTCTTCTCGATGAAGACTTCACACCAAAAGTTTCAGATTTCGGTCTTGCAAAATTATACTCAACAGATGAAAGTATTGTATCAGTCACTGCTGCTAGAGGAACCTTGGGCTACATTGCTCCTGAATTGTTCTACAAAAACATTGGAGGTGTATCATTTAAGgctgatgtttatagttttggaatgttgttaTTGGAAATGgtgggaaaaaggaagaatgtgAATGCATTTGCAGAGCATTCAAGTCAAATATATTTCCCATCTTGGATTTATGATAGATATGATCAAGGAGAGGACATGGAAATGGGAGATGCCACTGAGGATGAAAAAAAGTATGTAAGGAAAATGGTGATAGTTGCACTATGGTGTGTACAAATGAAGCCTGTGGATCGTCCTTCAATGAGCAAAACATTGGAGATGCTTGAAGGAGAGATTGAACTATTGAAAATGCCTCCTAAGCCAACTCTATGGTCTATCGAGAATCATGAGCAATCCATGGTAGAGGTACCAatttcatcatccaattccATGGGTACAATCAGCTTAAATGGAAGGTAG